One window of Mediterraneibacter gnavus ATCC 29149 genomic DNA carries:
- a CDS encoding SDR family NAD(P)-dependent oxidoreductase yields the protein MGRFDEKIMLVTGATSGIGRAVAIRAAKEGATVVAVGRNEERGAAVVAAMEEAGGKGEFMKCDVSNKDAVKALFAEIQEKYGKLDVAVNNAGIVGASKTVEELEDDDWFQVIDANLNSCFFCCREEVKLMQPSGGAIVNVSSVAGMRGFPSAAAYVASKHAVSGLTKAVAVDYATKGITCNAICPAGTDTPLTERSSADIKTRMAEIAAQGKDPMEWLKNSMLSGKTETLQKKNATPEEQAATILYFASDEARHITGSIVASDGGFTTY from the coding sequence ATGGGACGTTTTGATGAGAAAATTATGCTGGTAACAGGAGCTACTTCCGGAATTGGAAGAGCGGTTGCAATTCGCGCAGCAAAAGAAGGTGCAACAGTTGTTGCGGTGGGGCGCAACGAAGAGCGTGGAGCGGCTGTTGTAGCAGCAATGGAAGAAGCTGGTGGAAAAGGAGAATTCATGAAATGTGACGTCAGCAACAAAGATGCAGTAAAGGCACTTTTTGCAGAAATCCAGGAAAAATACGGAAAACTTGATGTTGCAGTGAATAATGCGGGAATCGTTGGTGCTTCTAAGACGGTAGAAGAACTGGAGGATGATGACTGGTTCCAGGTAATTGATGCAAATTTGAATTCTTGTTTCTTCTGCTGCAGAGAAGAAGTAAAGCTGATGCAGCCATCAGGTGGAGCCATCGTGAACGTGTCCAGTGTTGCGGGAATGCGTGGATTCCCTTCCGCAGCAGCTTATGTTGCAAGTAAGCATGCAGTCAGTGGACTGACAAAAGCAGTGGCAGTGGACTATGCTACAAAAGGAATTACGTGTAATGCGATTTGCCCTGCAGGAACAGATACTCCGCTTACAGAGAGAAGTTCAGCAGATATTAAGACGAGAATGGCAGAGATTGCAGCACAGGGAAAAGATCCGATGGAATGGCTGAAGAATTCTATGTTGTCTGGAAAGACAGAGACGTTGCAGAAGAAAAATGCGACACCGGAAGAGCAGGCAGCAACGATTTTGTATTTTGCAAGTGATGAGGCAAGACACATTACAGGTTCCATTGTTGCAAGTGATGGTGGATTTACTACATACTAA
- a CDS encoding MFS transporter, whose amino-acid sequence MKNPLWTRNFSLLIAATTFGCMGGIVGNFALSFLVFDETGSTFASALVIAIQLIPNFLIPLLVAPWMDRFPRKPFLVFGDFINGIFYALMGIYLLFFDFSYVGYLGYSLLLATLGSLDELAYNSIFPKIIPSGMEQKGYAISSMLYPLLRVIMLPLAAVLMDTIGMPWLFIGQGLFSICAALIENTIQLTEETRVCEKTFSFQVWKEDLQEVLRYFKKERGLQAIYYYMAATNGVASGYAPILVAFFRTAPGMSAALYSLFSIAEFLGRTIGGVVQYRIEIPKKKKFYVTFAVYTFYECMDLILLWLPYPLMLVNRAFAGFLGTNSATLRVAAVQSYIPESMRARINAFENMILMAVSSILSVIVGATAEILDYRLCMSFFAACSLLICFCTIFRCRADVKKVYETDKNLSGAD is encoded by the coding sequence ATGAAGAATCCCTTATGGACCAGAAATTTTTCTCTGTTGATTGCAGCTACAACTTTTGGATGTATGGGAGGAATTGTGGGCAATTTCGCATTGTCATTTCTTGTTTTCGATGAAACTGGAAGCACCTTTGCATCTGCTCTTGTAATCGCAATCCAATTGATCCCCAATTTTTTAATCCCACTGTTGGTTGCTCCCTGGATGGACCGCTTTCCCAGAAAACCATTTCTTGTATTTGGAGATTTCATCAATGGAATCTTTTATGCTCTTATGGGAATCTATTTGCTGTTTTTCGACTTTTCATACGTTGGTTATCTTGGATATTCTTTGCTTCTTGCTACACTGGGAAGTCTGGATGAACTGGCATATAACAGTATTTTTCCAAAGATCATACCAAGTGGAATGGAACAAAAAGGATATGCCATTTCTTCCATGTTATATCCCCTACTGCGTGTGATCATGCTGCCTCTGGCTGCAGTACTTATGGATACGATCGGTATGCCGTGGCTTTTTATCGGACAAGGATTATTTTCCATATGTGCTGCACTCATTGAAAACACAATTCAGTTGACGGAAGAAACACGTGTGTGTGAAAAAACATTTTCTTTTCAGGTATGGAAAGAAGATCTTCAAGAAGTTCTCCGCTATTTTAAAAAAGAACGTGGATTACAGGCTATTTACTACTATATGGCAGCCACAAATGGGGTCGCTTCCGGATATGCTCCCATTCTGGTCGCATTTTTCCGTACCGCCCCCGGAATGTCCGCCGCACTTTATTCTTTATTTTCCATTGCTGAATTTTTAGGACGCACCATCGGCGGAGTGGTGCAGTACCGGATTGAAATTCCAAAAAAGAAAAAATTCTACGTTACTTTTGCAGTCTATACCTTTTACGAATGCATGGATCTTATTCTGCTTTGGCTTCCATATCCTCTTATGCTCGTAAACCGTGCCTTTGCCGGTTTTCTCGGAACAAACAGCGCCACCTTACGTGTTGCCGCCGTCCAGTCTTACATTCCGGAATCCATGCGCGCCAGAATCAATGCATTTGAAAATATGATTCTGATGGCTGTCAGCAGCATCCTTTCTGTAATTGTAGGAGCTACTGCTGAAATCTTGGATTATCGGCTCTGCATGTCTTTTTTTGCTGCATGCTCTCTTCTCATCTGTTTCTGCACAATTTTCAGATGCCGGGCTGATGTAAAAAAGGTCTATGAAACAGACAAAAACCTCTCAGGAGCCGACTGA
- a CDS encoding helix-turn-helix domain-containing protein: MLEHEQKNVWKMIGMRIRRERIKRNWSQSGLCYGICAVSYLSKIEQGKMEVSEEILKLLLERLELPWIDDKETKDLESFVEVQYEFLFTHPIQEFLKQKEIFQEKKEKLYSSSLIADACILEAVYESRKDEIEEGLERYLDFRQLAVLRMLQGRLDEAITLLPIPFMYMRAGEILYETGQNYASAISYLQMGYNLAAQEGMAMLMLQCRIIIGNCYSNQQELENMEREYQIASRLARDLHQTEILKVINYNRASTWVALGSYKKAYDYFSKVEEPAILDLHKLAICCEAYGRKAEGIEAVKRAERMGEFGDDPDDEKQLEVEMCRLVRYRLEHENYLKEEEYEKLLFPCFEKMKARLPVGFAVFHVPYVLEWYTDRRQYKQAYEMVRKYGGFIPVL, from the coding sequence ATGTTAGAGCACGAACAAAAAAATGTATGGAAAATGATAGGGATGCGGATTCGCCGGGAACGTATCAAAAGAAACTGGAGTCAGTCAGGTCTGTGTTATGGGATATGTGCAGTATCTTATCTTTCCAAAATTGAACAGGGAAAGATGGAAGTATCAGAAGAGATTTTGAAGCTTTTGCTGGAACGGTTAGAGTTACCGTGGATTGATGACAAAGAAACAAAGGATTTAGAAAGTTTTGTGGAAGTACAGTATGAATTTCTATTTACGCATCCTATACAAGAATTTTTAAAACAAAAAGAAATATTTCAAGAGAAAAAGGAAAAGTTGTATTCCAGTTCGTTGATCGCAGATGCCTGCATTTTGGAAGCAGTATATGAGAGTCGTAAAGATGAAATAGAAGAGGGATTGGAACGTTACCTGGATTTCAGGCAGCTTGCTGTTCTGCGTATGCTGCAGGGAAGGCTGGATGAGGCAATCACATTGCTTCCAATTCCGTTTATGTATATGCGGGCAGGGGAGATTCTTTATGAGACAGGCCAGAATTACGCATCAGCTATTTCTTATCTGCAAATGGGCTATAATCTGGCAGCCCAGGAAGGGATGGCGATGCTGATGCTGCAGTGCCGCATTATCATCGGAAATTGCTACAGTAATCAGCAGGAACTGGAAAATATGGAGAGAGAGTATCAAATTGCTTCGCGTCTGGCAAGAGACCTACATCAGACAGAAATATTAAAGGTGATCAACTATAATCGGGCATCTACATGGGTGGCGCTTGGAAGCTATAAGAAAGCGTACGACTATTTTTCAAAAGTAGAAGAACCCGCGATATTAGATTTGCATAAGCTTGCAATCTGTTGTGAAGCGTATGGAAGAAAAGCGGAGGGGATAGAAGCTGTAAAACGCGCAGAGAGGATGGGAGAATTCGGGGATGATCCAGATGATGAGAAGCAGTTGGAAGTGGAAATGTGTCGACTGGTCCGCTATCGTTTGGAACATGAGAATTATCTGAAGGAAGAGGAATATGAAAAACTTTTGTTTCCTTGTTTTGAGAAAATGAAAGCAAGACTGCCTGTTGGTTTTGCGGTATTTCATGTGCCGTATGTACTGGAGTGGTATACAGACAGACGCCAATATAAGCAGGCATATGAGATGGTGAGGAAATATGGGGGATTTATTCCTGTTTTATAG
- a CDS encoding ATP-binding protein, translating to MICIIHIDDVSLCTLFANTLDNAIEACQKIEAPDRRKLELKCRYTENGYFSLELINSKINEIVVQKNQYISDKEDKSAHGIGISSIRDIVEKYEGTLDISYDDTSFKVVILIGG from the coding sequence ATCATTTGTATAATCCATATCGACGATGTCAGTCTTTGTACACTGTTTGCCAACACACTGGACAATGCGATTGAAGCATGTCAAAAAATAGAAGCTCCGGACAGACGAAAACTGGAATTGAAATGCCGCTACACGGAAAACGGATATTTTAGTCTGGAACTGATCAATTCTAAAATCAATGAAATTGTAGTCCAAAAAAATCAGTATATTTCTGATAAAGAAGACAAATCTGCTCATGGAATCGGAATTTCTTCTATTCGGGATATTGTCGAAAAATATGAGGGGACACTGGATATTTCTTATGATGATACATCATTTAAGGTTGTAATCCTGATTGGAGGATGA
- the bioB gene encoding biotin synthase BioB — protein MSLIQEIKEQVLQGNQIAKAEALQLYGEPLEELCLAADEIRYQFCGNRFDLCTIINGKSGRCSENCKYCAQSACYHTEIEEYPLLAVEKIKEQAKYNEERGVLRYSIVTSGKALNDTEVEHVCESVREIHKESKIKVCVSGGLLNETQFRKLKQAGVTRVHNNLETSRQNFPNVCTTHTYEDKIAAIRAAWKAGIEVCSGGIMGLGETVEDRIDLALEVRKLGVKSMPVNLLNPIPGTPYEHNPVLTTEEMRRIVAVFRFLLPDAWIRLAGGRGLLPDKGRSCFTSGANAAISGDMLTTAGITIERDIQMLGELGYIVK, from the coding sequence ATGAGTTTGATACAGGAAATAAAGGAACAGGTATTGCAGGGAAATCAGATTGCAAAGGCAGAGGCCTTGCAGTTATATGGGGAACCATTGGAGGAATTATGCCTTGCGGCAGACGAGATCCGTTACCAGTTTTGTGGAAATCGATTTGATCTTTGTACGATCATTAATGGAAAGAGCGGCAGATGTTCAGAAAACTGTAAATATTGTGCACAGTCAGCCTGTTACCATACAGAAATTGAAGAATATCCGCTGCTTGCAGTGGAGAAGATCAAAGAGCAGGCGAAATACAATGAAGAAAGAGGAGTCCTGCGTTATTCGATCGTAACTTCCGGAAAAGCATTGAATGACACGGAAGTGGAACATGTCTGCGAAAGCGTCCGGGAAATCCACAAAGAATCAAAGATCAAGGTCTGTGTGTCCGGCGGCCTTTTGAATGAAACTCAGTTTCGAAAATTAAAACAGGCAGGCGTCACAAGAGTGCATAATAATCTGGAGACATCCCGACAGAATTTTCCGAATGTCTGTACCACTCATACTTATGAAGACAAGATCGCAGCGATCCGCGCAGCTTGGAAAGCCGGAATAGAAGTATGCAGCGGAGGGATTATGGGACTGGGAGAGACCGTGGAGGACCGGATCGATCTTGCATTGGAAGTCCGAAAATTAGGAGTCAAATCCATGCCTGTAAATTTACTGAATCCAATTCCGGGGACACCTTATGAGCATAATCCGGTTCTTACGACAGAAGAAATGCGTCGGATCGTTGCAGTTTTCCGGTTTTTGCTTCCGGATGCATGGATTCGCCTTGCAGGAGGAAGAGGGCTTCTCCCGGATAAAGGAAGATCCTGCTTTACATCCGGGGCAAATGCTGCAATTTCAGGAGACATGCTGACAACTGCGGGAATCACCATTGAGCGGGATATACAGATGTTAGGAGAACTCGGTTACATTGTGAAATAA